A genomic region of Tamandua tetradactyla isolate mTamTet1 chromosome 2, mTamTet1.pri, whole genome shotgun sequence contains the following coding sequences:
- the LOC143674942 gene encoding small integral membrane protein 15 → MFDIKAWAEYVVEWAAKDPYGFLTTVILALTPLFLASAVLSWKLAKMIEAREKEQKKKQKRQENIAKAKRLKRD, encoded by the coding sequence ATGTTTGATATCAAGGCTTGGGCTGAGTATGTTGTGGAATGGGCTGCAAAGGACCCATATGGCTTCCTTACGACAGTGATTTTGGCCCTTACTCCATTGTTCCTAGCAAGTGCTGTACTGTCCTGGAAATTGGCCAAGATGATTGAGGccagggaaaaggagcagaagaagaagcagaaacgtcaagaaaatattgcaaaagcCAAACGACTAAAAAGGgattga